Within Amycolatopsis sp. FDAARGOS 1241, the genomic segment AACGCCCGCACACCGAGCGGGTCCAGCTCCAGGTGCAGGCCCCGCTGCACGCGGTCTTGCGTGATGAACGCCGGCGACGTGTGCAGCCCGCCGACGAGAGCCTGCAGCGAACCCTCCCCCGGCAGGCCGGCGAAGCGGATCGGCTCTTCGAGGCTCACGATCAGCGTCACGTGCCGCGAGGGCAGGCCGCGGTGGACGGCGAGGGTGACGTCGTCCTGCGAGTAGCCGATGTAGCGCGTCACGAGCCCCCGCAGCGCGGGGTGCGGTGCACGCGTCGCCCAGCTGTGACTCACCTGACCAGCGTAGGCCGCGGCAGCCCGGTTTCTGCTACCACGGACGGCGGGGGTCGCCGAGGAAAGGACGCGCATCCGTCATGACGATCCAGGAGCAGGCCCAGCAGCTCGAACTGCTGGCCGACCAGGTGCCCACCGGCATCGCCCTCGCGACGAAGGGCGAGCTGGAGGACCTGCAGGCCCAGGTGCTCGGGCTGCTCGGCGAGACGTCGACCGCCACGACCATCCAGGGCGCCATCCTCGAAGCCGGCCGGCAGATCGACGACGTCGCCGCCGCGCTCGAGAACGTGCGGATGCAGATCAAGGACGCCGCCCGCCACCACTTGCAGGGCTGAAACGCGCTGAGCCGGCCCCGCAGCGCGGGGCCGGCTCAGCGAAGCGCAACCGTCAGCCGACGGTGACGCTCGGTGAACCCTCACCGATGCCGTCACCGGCTTCTTCGGCGATCCGCATGGCCTCTTCGATCAGGGTCTCGACGATCGCGTGCTCGGGCACGGTCTTGATCACCTCGCCCTTCACGAAGATCTGGCCCTTGCCGTTGCCGGACGCCACACCCAGGTCGGCCTCGCGGGCCTCGCCGGGGCCGTTCACGACGCATCCCATGACCGCGACGCGCAGCGGCACCTCCATGCCCTCCAGACCGGCCGTGACCTGGTCGGCGAGCGTGTAGACGTCCACCTGCGCGCGCCCGCACGACGGGCACGACACGATCTCGAGCTTGCGCGGCCGCAGGTTCAGCGACTGCAGGATCTGCGCGCCGACCTTGACCTCTTCGACCGGCGGCGCGGACAGCGACACGCGAATGGTGTCACCGATGCCCTGGCGCAGCAGCGCGCCGAACGCGACGGCCGACTTGATCGTGCCCTGGAACGCGGGCCCGGCCTCGGTGACGCCCAGGTGCAGCGGGTAATCGCACTGCTCGGCGAGCAGCTCGTACGCGCGCACCATCACGACCGGGTCGTTGTGCTTGACCGAGATCTTGATGTCGTGGAAGTCGTGCTCGGCGAAGAGCGACGCCTCCCACATGGCCGACTCGGCCAGCGCCTCGGGCGTGGCCTTGCCGTACTTCTCCAGCAGACGCTTGTCGAGCGAACCGGCGTTGACGCCGATCCGGATCGGCGTGCCGTGGTCCTTCGCGGCCTGCGCGATCTCCTTGACCTGGTCGTCGAACTTGCGGATGTTCCCCGGGTTCACGCGCACTGCGGCGCAGCCCGCCTCGATGGCGGCGAACACGTACTTCGGCTGGAAGTGGATGTCGGCGATCACGGGGATCTTCGACTTCTTCGCGATGGCGGGCAGCGCCTCGGCGTCGTCGGCGGACGGGCACGCGACACGGACGATGTCGCAGCCGGCCGCGGTGAGCTCGGCGATCTGCTGGAGGGTGGCGTTGACGTCAGCGGTCAGCGTCGTCGTCATCGACTGCACGGAGATCGGGAAGTCGCTGCCGACGCCCACGGAACCCACGTGGAGCTGGCGGGTTTTGCGGCGCTCGGCGAGGACGGGGGGCGGCAGAGCTGGCATACCTAGCGCGACGGTCACGTCTCCAGCGTACCTACACCGTCCGGAGCAGTTTCAACGAAGTCAACCATCACGGTGAGCAGCGTTACCCCCGGTCGGGGGCCCACCGGCCGGGTCGTGACCCGACCGGTGGGAGCGCCTACTGCAAGCGAATCGGGTTTACGATGTCCGCGGTGACCGTCAGTAGAGTGATGCCGCCGCCGATCACGACCAGCACCATCGTGATCGCCGACAGCTTCGTGTAGTCGACCGGTCCCCCCGCGGCCTTGCCGCGCAGGCCGCGCAGCCAGTCGCGGACGCGCTCGTACCAGACCACCGCGATGTGCCCGCCGTCGAGCGGCAGCAGCGGCAGCAGGTTGAACACGCCGATGAAGAAGTTCAGGCTGGCCAGCAGGAAGAAGAAGATCTGCCACAGCCCCTGCTCCACGGCCTCCCCGCCGATCCGGCTGGCGCCGACGACGCTGACCGGCCCGTTCGGGTCGCGATCGCCGCCGAAGATGGCGTCGACGATGCCCGGCACGCGCTGCGGGAACTGCAGGAGCCGCTCGCCGGTCTCGGCGAACAGGTCGCCGGTGAAGACGAACGTCGCCGGCACCGCGTCCAGGCCGTTGTAGTGCAGCATGCCCGGCGGGCCCTGCGGGATGATCCCGATCATGCCGATGGTGGTGACCTGGTTGTCCGTGCCCAGCCGGGCCAGCCGCGGCACGTCGATGGTCAGGGTCAGCTGCCGGCCACCACGCTCCACGACGAACTTCGTCGGCCCGCCCGCGGCCTTGATCTGCTGCTGCAGCCCGGTCCAGCTGGTGGCGGGCTGACCGGCGACCGAGAGGACCTTGTCCCCCGCCTTCAAGCCGCCCGCGTCGGCCGGCCGGAGCGAGCCGGGCGGGCAGGAGTCGTCGTTCACCTGCTGCAGCGTGGTGGCCGCGTGGGCGCACGACGTGCCGGCGACGACCGGGGCGAGCTTGCTGTAGTCGACGTTGTTCGCCGCCAGGTTCGGCAGGCCGAACGTGATCGCCATCAGGTAGAGCACGATAAAACCGAGGATGAAGTGCGTGATCGAGCCCGCCGACATCACGACGGTGCGCTTCCACGTCTTGAACCGCCACATCGCGCGTGGCGCCTCGTCGGGCGTCACCTCGTCGAGTGCCGTCATGCCCGCGATGTCGCAGAACCCGCCGAGGGGGATCCACTTGAGGCCGTACTCGGTCTCGCCGCGCTTGAAGGAGAAGATCGTGGGGCCGAAGCCGATGAAGTAGCGGCGCACCTTCATGCCGAACGCCTTGGCCGTGACCATGTGGCCGGCTTCGTGGAGGGCGACGGAGATGCAGATGCCCAGGGCGAACAGCACCACCCCGATGATGTAGGCGAGCACGCGCTACTTCCCCTTACCCAGCATCGTTGCGGCACGCGCTCGAGCCCAGCGCTCGGCCGCGAGTACGTCCTCGACGTCGCGCGGCTCGCGACGCCATTCGTCGGCGGCTTCCACCACCTGCGAAACAGTGTCCACAATCGACGTGAAGCCGGTGTTCTGCGCCAGGAAGGCGGCCACGGCCTCCTCGTTGGCGGCGTTGTAGACGGCCGGCAGGCAGCCACCGATCGTGCCCACGTGGCGCGCGAGCTCCACCGACGGGAAGGCCTCGTTGTCGAGTGGTTCGAACGTCCAGCTCGCGGCCGTGTCCCACGTGCACGGGGTCGCGGCGCCGGGCACGCGCTCGGGCCAGTGCAACGCGAGCGCGATCGGCAGCCGCATGTCCGGTGGGCTGGCCTGGGCGATCGTCGACCCGTCGGTGAAGGTGACCATGGAGTGCACGATCGACTGCGGGTGCACGGTCACGTCGACGCGCGCCGGCTCGATGCCGAACAGCAGCGCGGCCTCGATCAGTTCCAGACCCTTGTTGACCAGGGTGGCCGAGTTGATCGTGATCAGCGGCCCCATGGACCACGTCGGGTGCGCCATGGCCTGCTCGACGGTCACGTCGGCGAGGTCCTCGCGCTTGCGCCCGCGGAACGGCCCGCCCGACGCCGTGAGCACGAGCCGCGCGACCTCGTTCTCACGCCCCGCGCGCAGAGCCTGCGCGATGGCCGAGTGCTCTGAGTCGACGGGCACGAGCTGGCCCGGTTTGGCGGCCGCGAGCACGAGCGGTCCGCCCGCGATGAGCGACTCCTTGTTGGCCAGCGCGAGCGTCGAGCCGGTCGCGAGTGCTCTGAGCGTCGGTTCGAGGCCCTGCGACCCGGGCAGGGCGTTGAGCACGACGTCGACGTTCACCGCGTCGATGAGTTCCGTCACGGCGTCGGCGCCCGCGAAGATGCGCGGGATGCGGAACTCGCCCTTCGCGTAGCCGCGGCGCTGGGCCTCGGCGTACAGGGCGAGCTGCAGGTCTTCGACCACCGTCGGCTTGCTGACGGCCACGGCCGCCACGCCGTGGGCCAGCGCTTGCGCGGCGAGCGCCTGCGGGTCGGAACCGCCGGCGGCGATGCCCGCGACGGTGAACAGGTGGGGGTAACGGGCGGCGACGTCGAGGGCCTGGGCTCCGACGGACCCGGTCGAACCGAGCACGAGGACGCTTCGCGAGGTAGTCATCGCGTGTCATTATCGCCCGCCGAGGCGCGGCCCGTCTCCGCGGAGCACTCGGGGGTGTGGGATCATCTGTACGTACGAGTTCAGCGGTCCGTCCGCGGGTCAGAAGGAGTGATCGTGGCAGGCAAGGCGATCGAGAAGCGCCCCGAGGTGGACCCGCGCGACGAGCCGTCCGCGCGCTGGGGCTGGCACGGCTCGTTCCCGAAGGCCACCCGCATCGCCGGCTGGGTCACCGTTGTCATCCTGCTGCTCATGCTCAAGGGCAACCACGAGAACAACACCGAGAACGTGTGGCTCGTCGGGCTCGCCGCGTTCATCGCGCTGCTCCTGGTGCTCGACTTCCGCAAGAGCCGCACGGCCTGGCGCAAGTAGCACGATCTTCGCTACCTGGCGGGGCCATGAAGGCACGTTGGGTGGCAGTGGTTCTTTCAGTCGTGGCCGGCCTGAGCTTGTGCTCGGTGCCGGCCACTGCCGCGTCCGCACCCGTTGTCCGCTGTGAGTTCACGCCGACCCCGGACAACCCCGCGGCCCGTCCGGTGGTGCGTCCGCTTCCGTTCGCGTTGACGCGCGGAACCGTCGACGTGACGTTCCGCTTCAACTACGGCCCGGTCACCGTGCGCCTCGACCGCGCGGGTGCCGCCCCGTGCGCGGTGGCGCCGGTCGACGCGGCCGGTGCGCTGACGGGGCGATCAGCGATCACGATCGCTCAGCCGGGATCGAAAACCGCGACACCACCGAAAGAATCCTCGGCGCCGCCTCGGCTGCCCGCGCCGCACTCCGCCAAGGTTCGCGGTGTGATCGTTGATGGCCACCCGCGAACCTGGCGAGCCTCGTTCTGCGGCACTTCTACGACCGCTCCCGGTGCCGGCGCCTGACCGATTCCCCACGCCTCGGCGTGCTGCAGTGCGGCGCCCTCTACGAGGTCGAAAAGGACGGCCCGGGCTGCCGCTTCCCGGACGAGGTTTCCGGCGCGGAGACCTACGAGCGCGGCACCGTCGCGATGGGCAACCAGGGTCCGGGGACGAACGGGTCGGAGTTCTTCATCGTCCATTCGTTCGCCCACATCCCGGCGCAGTATTCGGTGCTGGGGAAGGTGGTGCGCGGCATGGCCGCCCTCGACCGGATGGTGGCCGACGGCATCGTCCCGAGCGATCCGGACGGGCCGCTGGACGGCGCGCCGAAGCATCCGGTGAAGATCGAGCGGGCCTCCTTCGGCTGGTAGGTCGGTCTGCCTTTTGCCGCCGAGGCGCTTTCGCGCCGAACGCCGTGCTCAGCCGGGACAGGTCCGGGGTCAGGAACAGCGGGAAGTGGTACCCGCCGCGCGTTGATGTGGCCGAGGGCGCCGACCCGGGCCGTGGTAGGCGGCCGGCTCACGAGTTCCCCCGGCGAACCCGGCCGAGGCCAGTTCGGCTTGCTGCGACGTGCTCTTCCACCGCGCGAAACTGCCCCTCATCTGCGGCGTCGCGACCGGGCCCTCGACCTCACCCGGCGCTCCCGCCTCCAACGCGGCACCGGCCAACGCCGGGATTTCCGCCGGACGCAGTGGAGCGAGCACCGCGACGAGACGCTCCCGATCCGCGGCCGGTCTCACCTGCGGCTCCCGTCCCCAGAGGCGGTGACGATCCGGCATATGGTCGGCCGATCATCCGACCGGCCTCACGCGGGAAGACGGCTTGACTCCGAAGCAGGCGACCAGCCGGGACAGGTCCGGGGTCAGGAACAGCTGGAAGTAATAGCCGCCGCGCGGCCGATCGTCCACGTGCCCCAGGACGAGGTGCGCGCCCTCGTAGGCGTCAAGGTCGCGAAGGCCCTGGTCGAACCCGATCGACGGCTGGCCGGCGCGGAGGGCGCTTCGTTGCCGACGGCGGAACACCGATCTGAACGCGGCGGCACTCGACGCCCCCAGCCACAACTCGAACTTCGCCCCCGCCAGCAGGGGCCGCCCGAGCCGGCGCGGCGCACTCGCACGAATGCGCGGCCAAGAGCACTTCGGCCAGATCTTCACGATCCACCAGCCCACTCCCTCCAGGAAGGGCCACCCTAAAGAGTGATCGTCACCCAGATTCGATTACAGTTCGCCAGCACTCGGGCGGCGGATGGGGGACCTCACAGTGATGACCCACGAAAGCTACCTCGCCGCCAGGCGGTTTCCGGCGCTGGATGGCGTGCGGGCCATCGCCGCGGTGCTGGTGGTGCTCTTCCACTTCGGCGGCGGAGCGTGGGTGCGCGCGAACGGGTGGATCGGCGTGCACGTGTTCTTCGTGCTCTCCGGGTTCCTGATCACGACGCTGGCGCTGCGCGAAGAAGACCGCAACGGCAGCGTCTCGTTCAGGAACTTCTACCTGCGCCGGGCCTGCCGGATCCTGCCGGTGTACTACGTGGTGCTCGGGATCTTCGTCGTGGTCACGTTCGCGCGCGGGGAGCTTCGATCGAGCGGGCTGTTCGGTGCGCTGCCCTGGTTCGCCACCTTCCTGAACGAGTTCCACGTCGTCGGGGTGTTCGGGGTGGCGTGGACACTGGGGGTGGAGCAGAAGTTCTACCTGCTCTGGCCGGTGCTGGCGTTCGGCGTGGCGGGGCTGGGGTTCGCCAGGAGATTCGGCCTGGCCGTGGGCCTGACAGTTGCCCTCGTGTCGCTGGTGCCGGTGCTGCCGTACTCCGGCGCATACGCGTCGATCGTCATCGGGTGCACGGTGGCGATCGTGCTGCACCACCGGACGGGGTTCGCGGTCCTCAAACCCTTCACGCACCCGTTGGCGGGCCTCGCGACGGCCGCCGCGGTCGTCGTGGTGCAGGTGTTCTTCAGCGACATCACCACGGCGAGCCACGACGAAGGCGGGGTCGCGCTCGGCACGGTCTACGCGGTGCTCGTGGGTCTGCTGCTACCCTCGCTGGTCGCGGGCGGGCCGCTGGCCCGGCTGCTGACCCTGGAGCCGCTGCGGTTCGTCGGTGAGCGGTCGTACTCGCTCTACCTCATCCAGTCCATCGCCGGCTGGACGCTCGCGGGGCTCGTGCCGCAGCTGGCGCACCCGCGCACGCTCACCGCCGTCGGCGTCACCGCCGTCGCGCTGTTGATGGCCGATCTCCTCTACCGCTGGGTCGAGCTGCCGATGATCGCGCTCGGCCGCAGAGTCACGGCGAGACGGGTCGAACCGACTACGGTCACAGAACCCGTTCCCGCGTGAGAAGGCCGCCCCGGGAACGAGTCCCGGGGCGGCCGATGCACCCAAGAGGGTCTGAGGGTTACCGCTCGCTGGTCGGAGCCACCAGCTCGCTCGGACCGGTGCCCGATTCGCCGGCCACCGCGGCCAGTTCCTCGCCCACCGACTCCGGCGCCTTGCCCTTGTCCTTCGTCAGCAGCGACGCGACGGCGCCGATCAGGCAGACGACGATCGCGAAGCCGAACGCCACGGCGAGACCGTCCTGGAACGGGCCCGAGATGAGGTTCGGGAAGAAGCTGCGGCCTGTGAGGAACGACGCCTGGTCCGGCGGCAGGTTCGACAGCTGACCGCCCAGCAATTGCTGGATCGGGTTGTAGCCGAGGAACGCCGCGAAGAGCACGGCGACCGCGGGCAGGTGCGCGATCTGGTCGGCCGACGCCGCCGGCACGCCGTGGGCGGTGAGGCCCTGCGACATCGCCGTCGGGAGGTTGTCGGACAGGCCCGCGATGATCAGGCTGAAGAAGAAGCCGATCGAGAGCACCATGGCCGCGTTCTGGAACGTGGTCATCATGCCCGCGCCGGAGCCACGAGCGTCGGCGGGCAGGCTGTTCATGACCTCCGCGCGGTTCGGCGAGGAGAACATGCCCATGCCGATTCCGTTGATCAGCAGGATCGCCGCGAACGCCCAGTAGTTGAAGTTCACCGGCAGGATCATCAGCAGCAGGAACGTCACCGCGGTGATGCCGAGGCCGCTCGACGCGAGCAGCCGGCTGCCGATGCGGTCGGACAGGATGCCGGCCGTCGGCGCGGACACCAGGAAGCCGATGGTCAGCGGAAGCATGTAGATGCCGGCCCACAGCGGTGTCTGCTCGAAGGTGTAGCCGTGTTGCGGCAGCCAGATGCCCTGCAGCCAGATGATCAGGATGAACTGCAGGCCACCGCGACCGAGCGAAGCGGTCAGGTTGGCCACGTTGCCCCAGGTGAACGAGCGGATCCGAAACAGCGAGAGCCGGAACAGCGGGTTGGCCACCTTGGTTTCGATCACCACGAACGCGATGAGCACGGCGATGCCGCCGATCAGGCACGACAGCACCATCGGGCTGCCCCAGCCGGTGGGCGAGGAGCCGTAGGGCTGGATGCCGTAGGTGATGCCCACGAGCACCGCGATGAGGCCCACCGCGAACGTGATGTTGCCCCACCAGTCCATCTTCGCGTGCTTGCGCACGCCCGTGTCGTGCAGCTTCACGTACGCCCAGATCGTGCCGATCACGCCGAACGGCACCGACACCAGGAAGATCAGGTTCCAGTCGACGGGTGCGAGCACGCCGCCGACGACCAGCCCGAGGAACGAGCCGGCGATGGCGGCGACACCGTTCATGCCCAGCGCGAGCCCGCGCTGGTTGGCCGGGAAGGCGTCGGTCAGGATGGCCGACGAGTTGGCCATCAGGAACGCACCGCCGATGCCCTGCACGATGCGCCAGCCGATCAGCCAGATCGCAGCGGCGTCACCGTCGAACCAGGTGACGGCAAGCAGGATGGACGACACGGTGAACACCGCGAAGCCCAAGTTGTACATCCTGGCCCGGCCGTACATGTCCCCCAGGCGCCCGAAGCTCACCACCAGTACGGCGGTCACCACCAGGAAGCCCATGATCATCCACAGCAGGTAGCTGGTGTTCGCCGGCTCCAGCGGGTTGATCCCGATGCCCTTGAAGATGTCGGGCAGCGCGATGAGCACGATCGACGAGTTGATCGTCGCGATCAGCATGCCCAGCGTCGTGTTGGACAACGCGATCCACTTGTATCGCGGTCCCAGTTCCGCGAGCGAATACGTTCTGCGCTCGGCCACAGTGAAAGACCCTCTCTCTGTCGTTCCCTTAGCTAGGCTAAGCAAGTTGCTTGCCTGTGGCAACCAACTTCGTAAAACGGTTACGAGAGACCGGTCACAAGTAGTCGATCGTCCTTTGAGGACTATTTACTTTCACTCGACCGAGTGAAAAGCGATCACCTTCCCCGGATTGAGGATTCCGTGGGGGTCGAGCGCGTTTTTCACCGCCCGGTGCATCGCGAGGACAGCAGGTCCGAGCTCG encodes:
- the ispG gene encoding flavodoxin-dependent (E)-4-hydroxy-3-methylbut-2-enyl-diphosphate synthase; this encodes MTVALGMPALPPPVLAERRKTRQLHVGSVGVGSDFPISVQSMTTTLTADVNATLQQIAELTAAGCDIVRVACPSADDAEALPAIAKKSKIPVIADIHFQPKYVFAAIEAGCAAVRVNPGNIRKFDDQVKEIAQAAKDHGTPIRIGVNAGSLDKRLLEKYGKATPEALAESAMWEASLFAEHDFHDIKISVKHNDPVVMVRAYELLAEQCDYPLHLGVTEAGPAFQGTIKSAVAFGALLRQGIGDTIRVSLSAPPVEEVKVGAQILQSLNLRPRKLEIVSCPSCGRAQVDVYTLADQVTAGLEGMEVPLRVAVMGCVVNGPGEAREADLGVASGNGKGQIFVKGEVIKTVPEHAIVETLIEEAMRIAEEAGDGIGEGSPSVTVG
- a CDS encoding RIP metalloprotease; this translates as MLAYIIGVVLFALGICISVALHEAGHMVTAKAFGMKVRRYFIGFGPTIFSFKRGETEYGLKWIPLGGFCDIAGMTALDEVTPDEAPRAMWRFKTWKRTVVMSAGSITHFILGFIVLYLMAITFGLPNLAANNVDYSKLAPVVAGTSCAHAATTLQQVNDDSCPPGSLRPADAGGLKAGDKVLSVAGQPATSWTGLQQQIKAAGGPTKFVVERGGRQLTLTIDVPRLARLGTDNQVTTIGMIGIIPQGPPGMLHYNGLDAVPATFVFTGDLFAETGERLLQFPQRVPGIVDAIFGGDRDPNGPVSVVGASRIGGEAVEQGLWQIFFFLLASLNFFIGVFNLLPLLPLDGGHIAVVWYERVRDWLRGLRGKAAGGPVDYTKLSAITMVLVVIGGGITLLTVTADIVNPIRLQ
- the dxr gene encoding 1-deoxy-D-xylulose-5-phosphate reductoisomerase translates to MTTSRSVLVLGSTGSVGAQALDVAARYPHLFTVAGIAAGGSDPQALAAQALAHGVAAVAVSKPTVVEDLQLALYAEAQRRGYAKGEFRIPRIFAGADAVTELIDAVNVDVVLNALPGSQGLEPTLRALATGSTLALANKESLIAGGPLVLAAAKPGQLVPVDSEHSAIAQALRAGRENEVARLVLTASGGPFRGRKREDLADVTVEQAMAHPTWSMGPLITINSATLVNKGLELIEAALLFGIEPARVDVTVHPQSIVHSMVTFTDGSTIAQASPPDMRLPIALALHWPERVPGAATPCTWDTAASWTFEPLDNEAFPSVELARHVGTIGGCLPAVYNAANEEAVAAFLAQNTGFTSIVDTVSQVVEAADEWRREPRDVEDVLAAERWARARAATMLGKGK
- a CDS encoding DUF2631 domain-containing protein gives rise to the protein MAGKAIEKRPEVDPRDEPSARWGWHGSFPKATRIAGWVTVVILLLMLKGNHENNTENVWLVGLAAFIALLLVLDFRKSRTAWRK
- a CDS encoding acyltransferase; translated protein: MTHESYLAARRFPALDGVRAIAAVLVVLFHFGGGAWVRANGWIGVHVFFVLSGFLITTLALREEDRNGSVSFRNFYLRRACRILPVYYVVLGIFVVVTFARGELRSSGLFGALPWFATFLNEFHVVGVFGVAWTLGVEQKFYLLWPVLAFGVAGLGFARRFGLAVGLTVALVSLVPVLPYSGAYASIVIGCTVAIVLHHRTGFAVLKPFTHPLAGLATAAAVVVVQVFFSDITTASHDEGGVALGTVYAVLVGLLLPSLVAGGPLARLLTLEPLRFVGERSYSLYLIQSIAGWTLAGLVPQLAHPRTLTAVGVTAVALLMADLLYRWVELPMIALGRRVTARRVEPTTVTEPVPA
- a CDS encoding MFS transporter, encoding MAERRTYSLAELGPRYKWIALSNTTLGMLIATINSSIVLIALPDIFKGIGINPLEPANTSYLLWMIMGFLVVTAVLVVSFGRLGDMYGRARMYNLGFAVFTVSSILLAVTWFDGDAAAIWLIGWRIVQGIGGAFLMANSSAILTDAFPANQRGLALGMNGVAAIAGSFLGLVVGGVLAPVDWNLIFLVSVPFGVIGTIWAYVKLHDTGVRKHAKMDWWGNITFAVGLIAVLVGITYGIQPYGSSPTGWGSPMVLSCLIGGIAVLIAFVVIETKVANPLFRLSLFRIRSFTWGNVANLTASLGRGGLQFILIIWLQGIWLPQHGYTFEQTPLWAGIYMLPLTIGFLVSAPTAGILSDRIGSRLLASSGLGITAVTFLLLMILPVNFNYWAFAAILLINGIGMGMFSSPNRAEVMNSLPADARGSGAGMMTTFQNAAMVLSIGFFFSLIIAGLSDNLPTAMSQGLTAHGVPAASADQIAHLPAVAVLFAAFLGYNPIQQLLGGQLSNLPPDQASFLTGRSFFPNLISGPFQDGLAVAFGFAIVVCLIGAVASLLTKDKGKAPESVGEELAAVAGESGTGPSELVAPTSER